The following proteins come from a genomic window of Balearica regulorum gibbericeps isolate bBalReg1 chromosome 9, bBalReg1.pri, whole genome shotgun sequence:
- the WDR33 gene encoding pre-mRNA 3' end processing protein WDR33 isoform X2: MATEIGSPPRFFHMPRFQHQAPRQLFYKRPDFAQQQAMQQLTFDGKRMRKAVNRKTIDYNPSVIKYLENRVWQRDQRDMRAIQPDAGYYNDLVPPIGMLNNPMNAVTTKFVRTSTNKVKCPVFVVRWTPEGRRLVTGASSGEFTLWNGLTFNFETILQAHDSPVRAMTWSHNDMWMLTADHGGYVKYWQSNMNNVKMFQAHKEAIREASFSPTDNKFATCSDDGTVRIWDFLRCHEERILRGHGADVKCVDWHPTKGLVVSGSKDSQQPIKFWDPKTGQSLATLHAHKNTVMEVKLNLNGNWLLTASRDHLCKLFDIRNLKEELQVFRGHKKEATAVAWHPVHEGLFASGGSDGSLLFWHVGVEKEVGGMEMAHEGMIWSLAWHPLGHILCSGSNDHTSKFWTRNRPGDKMRDRYNLNLLPGMSEDGVEYDDLEPNSLAVIPGMGIPEQLKIAMEQEQMGKDESNDIEMTIPGLDWGMEEVMQKDQKKVPQKKVPYAKPIPAQFQQAWMQNKVPLPPPPEPLNDRKEDIKLEEKKKTQAEIEQEMAALQYTNPQLLEQLKIERLAQKQAEQVQPPPPGGSLHGPQPFPGQGPMSQMPQGFQQPLPPQQMPMNMPQMGPPGPQGQFRPPGPQGQMGPQGPPLHQGGAGPQGFMGPQGPPGPQGPPQGMPRPQDLHGHQGMQRHPGPHGPMGPPGPQGNAGPQGHLGPQGLPGSQTHLGPQGPPGPQGHLGPQGPPGGQGMQGPPGPRGMQGPLPHGMQGAPGSQGMQGPISQGPLMGLNPRGMQGPPGPRDNQGPAPQGMMMGHPQEMRGPHMQSGLLGHGPQEMRGLQGPPPQGTMLGPPQEMRGPPGPQGQQGPPQGSLVGPQGNMQGPQGQPNPSRGPHPSQGPLPFQQQKTPLLGDGPRPPFNQDGQNPGPPPLIPGLGQQGGQGRLGPHNQGPGLNKGDSRGPPNHHMGPLSDRRHDQNSGGPDHGPERGLFRGGQEWGDGRDSRGMPDRRGPHPDFHDDFDRPDDFRDDFHPDKRFGHRLREFEGRGGPPLQDEKWRRGGPGPPFPPDHREFEGGGSNRGPPGAWEGRRPSDDRYPRDPEDARFRGRRDERFINWKPIRK; the protein is encoded by the exons ATGGCCACAGAAATTGGCTCCCCGCCCCGATTTTTCCATATGCCGAGGTTCCAGCACCAGGCGCCTCGGCAGTTGTTCTACAAAAGACCTGATTTTGCACAGCAGCAAGCAATGCAACAGCTTACTTTTGATGGAAAGCGGATGAGAAAAGCTGTCAACCGAAAGACCATAGACTACAATCCCtctgtaattaaatatttggag aatAGAGTATGGCAGAGAGACCAGCGAGATATGCGAGCAATCCAACCTGATGCAGGATATTATAATGAT TTGGTCCCTCCTATAGGAATGCTGAACAACCCTATGAATGCTGTAACAACAAAATTTGTTCGGACGTCTACTAATAAAGTAAAATGCCCGGTGTTTGTTGTCAGG tggaCTCCTGAGGGGAGACGCTTGGTCACAGGTGCATCTAGTGGAGAGTTCACTTTATGGAATGGACTGACTTTCAATTTTGAAACGATATTGCAG GCTCACGACAGCCCTGTAAGGGCTATGACTTGGTCACACAATGATATGTGGATGCTGACAGCAGACCACGGGGGATATGTGAAATACTGGCAGTCCAACATGAACAACGTCAAGATGTTCCAGGCACATAAGGAGGCGATTAGAGAGGCCAG TTTCTCACCCACGGATAATAAATTTGCTACATGCTCTGACGACGGCACTGTTAGAATCTGGGACTTTCTACGTTGCCATGAGGAGAGAATTCTTCGAG GACATGGAGCAGATGTGAAATGTGTTGACTGGCATCCCACAAAGGGATTAGTTGTATCAGGAAGTAAAGATAGCCAACAGCCCATCAAGTTCTGGGATCCAAAGACCGGCCAGAGCCTTGCCACACT ACATGCTCATAAAAACACAGTGATGGAGGTGAAACTGAATCTGAATGGCAACTGGCTGCTAACAGCTTCTCGTGACCATCTCTGTAAGCTCTTTGACATTCGTAATCTGAAGGAAGAACTTCAGGTCTTCAGGGGTCACAAGAAGGAGGCCACAG CTGTGGCCTGGCATCCTGTTCATGAAGGGCTGTTCGCCAGCGGAGGATCTGATGGCTCTTTATTGTTCTGGCATGTTGG AGTTGAGAAAGAGGTTGGTGGAATGGAAATGGCCCATGAGGGAATGATCTGGAGTCTGGCGTGGCATCCCCTTGGACACATTCTCTGTTCGGGCTCAAATGATCACACCAg CAAGTTTTGGACTAGAAATCGGCCCGGGGATAAAATGCGAGATCGTTACAACTTGAATTTGCTGCCTGGGATGTCAGAGGATGGTGTGGAATATG ATGATTTGGAACCCAACAGCCTAGCAGTTATTCCTGGGATGGGAATACCTGAACAATTGAAAATAGCCATGGAACAAGAGCAGATGG GGAAAGATGAGTCCAACGATATTGAAATGACAATCCCGGGACTGGATTGGGGAATGGAGGAAGTAATGCAAAAGGACCAAAAGAAGGTGCCACAGAAGAAAGTGCCCTATGCAAAACCAATACCAGCCCAGTTTCAGCAG GCATGGATGCAGAATAAAGTTCCTTTGCCTCCCCCACCTGAGCCACTGAATGATAGAAAGGAAGATATtaagctggaggagaaaaagaagacacaGGCGGAGATTGAACAGGAAATGGCAGCACTTCAGTACACAAACCCCCAACTCCTGGAG CAATTGAAGATTGAGAGACTTGCGCAAAAGCAAGCTGAGCAAGTGCAGCCGCCACCTCCAGGAGGCTCTCTTCATGGACCCCAGCCTTTTCCAGGGCAAGGCCCAATGTCACAGATGCCTCAAGGATTTCAGCAGCCCCTTCCACCTCAGCAGATGCCAATGAATATGCCTCAGATGGGACCTCCTGGTCCACAAGGACAGTTCAGACCTCCAGGACCCCAAGGACAAATGGGACCTCAAGGTCCTCCGTTACACCAAGGAGGTGCAGGTCCACAAGGGTTCATGGGACCACAAGGACCTCCAGGCCCTCAAGGACCTCCACAAGGAATGCCACGGCCTCAGGATTTACATGGACATCAAGGAATGCAGAGACATCCTGGTCCTCATGGGCCAATGGGGCCTCCAGGTCCACAGGGTAATGCTGGCCCACAAGGCCACTTAGGACCACAGGGTCTACCTGGGTCTCAGACTCATTTAGGACCACAGGGGCCACCTGGCCCACAAGGTCACCTGGGTCCTCAAGGTCCCCCTGGTGGTCAAGGAATGCAAGGGCCACCTGGTCCCCGAGGAATGCAAGGACCTCTTCCTCATGGCATGCAAGGAGCTCCAGGATCTCAAGGGATGCAGGGCCCTATATCTCAAGGGCCTTTGATGGGACTTAATCCAAGAGGGATGCAGGGTCCACCAGGACCCAGAGATAACCAGGGACCTGCTCCGCAAGGGATGATGATGGGTCATCCGCAAGAAATGAGAGGTCCTCATATGCAAAGTGGTTTACTAGGACACGGTCCCCAGGAGATGAGGGGCCTCCAGGGACCCCCGCCTCAAGGTACAATGTTAGGACCGCCACAAGAAATGCGTGGGCCACCAGGTCCACAAGGCCAGCAGGGACCTCCACAAGGCTCTTTAGTAGGGCCTCAAGGAAACATGCAAGGACCTCAGGGACAACCGAACCCTTCAAGGGGGCCGCACCCTTCCCAGGGCCCTCTGcctttccagcagcagaaaACGCCTCTGTTGGGTGATGGGCCTCGTCCCCCATTTAATCAG GATGGACAGAACCCAGGTCCTCCACCACTGATACCAGGactggggcagcagggaggacaAGGTCGTCTTGGCCCTCACAACCAAGGACCTGGTCTTAATAAAG GTGACTCCCGTGGTCCACCAAACCATCACATGGGCCCTCTCTCAGATAGAAGGCACGACCAGAACAGTGGTGGTCCTGATCATGGGCCTGAGAGAGGGTTGTTTCGAGGTGGCCAGGAGTGGGGTGATGGTAGAGACAGCAGGGGCATGCCAGATAGACGAGGACCTCACCCAGATTTCCATGATGACTTTGATCGACCAGATGACTTCCGTGACGACTTCCATCCAGATAAGAGATTTGGCCATCGATTACGGGAATTTGAGGGGAGAGGAGGCCCACCATTGCAAGACGAAAAATGGAGACGAGGTGGACCTGGgcctccctttcctcctgatCACAGGGAATTTGAAGGAGGGGGTTCAAACCGTGGGCCTCCTGGTGCTTGGGAAGGACGGAGACCTTCAGATGATAGATATCCACGGGATCCTGAGGATGCACGGTTCCGAGGAAGACGAGATGAGAG ATTTATAAACTGGAAACCaataaggaaatga
- the WDR33 gene encoding pre-mRNA 3' end processing protein WDR33 isoform X4 produces the protein MATEIGSPPRFFHMPRFQHQAPRQLFYKRPDFAQQQAMQQLTFDGKRMRKAVNRKTIDYNPSVIKYLENRVWQRDQRDMRAIQPDAGYYNDLVPPIGMLNNPMNAVTTKFVRTSTNKVKCPVFVVRWTPEGRRLVTGASSGEFTLWNGLTFNFETILQAHDSPVRAMTWSHNDMWMLTADHGGYVKYWQSNMNNVKMFQAHKEAIREASFSPTDNKFATCSDDGTVRIWDFLRCHEERILRGFYRTKSLVARRRTESTDVVVVI, from the exons ATGGCCACAGAAATTGGCTCCCCGCCCCGATTTTTCCATATGCCGAGGTTCCAGCACCAGGCGCCTCGGCAGTTGTTCTACAAAAGACCTGATTTTGCACAGCAGCAAGCAATGCAACAGCTTACTTTTGATGGAAAGCGGATGAGAAAAGCTGTCAACCGAAAGACCATAGACTACAATCCCtctgtaattaaatatttggag aatAGAGTATGGCAGAGAGACCAGCGAGATATGCGAGCAATCCAACCTGATGCAGGATATTATAATGAT TTGGTCCCTCCTATAGGAATGCTGAACAACCCTATGAATGCTGTAACAACAAAATTTGTTCGGACGTCTACTAATAAAGTAAAATGCCCGGTGTTTGTTGTCAGG tggaCTCCTGAGGGGAGACGCTTGGTCACAGGTGCATCTAGTGGAGAGTTCACTTTATGGAATGGACTGACTTTCAATTTTGAAACGATATTGCAG GCTCACGACAGCCCTGTAAGGGCTATGACTTGGTCACACAATGATATGTGGATGCTGACAGCAGACCACGGGGGATATGTGAAATACTGGCAGTCCAACATGAACAACGTCAAGATGTTCCAGGCACATAAGGAGGCGATTAGAGAGGCCAG TTTCTCACCCACGGATAATAAATTTGCTACATGCTCTGACGACGGCACTGTTAGAATCTGGGACTTTCTACGTTGCCATGAGGAGAGAATTCTTCGAG GTTTTTATCGCACAAAATCCCTG GTGGCCAGAAGGAGGACTGAGTCCACAGATGTGGTGGTAGTGATATAG
- the WDR33 gene encoding pre-mRNA 3' end processing protein WDR33 isoform X3 gives MATEIGSPPRFFHMPRFQHQAPRQLFYKRPDFAQQQAMQQLTFDGKRMRKAVNRKTIDYNPSVIKYLENRVWQRDQRDMRAIQPDAGYYNDLVPPIGMLNNPMNAVTTKFVRTSTNKVKCPVFVVRWTPEGRRLVTGASSGEFTLWNGLTFNFETILQAHDSPVRAMTWSHNDMWMLTADHGGYVKYWQSNMNNVKMFQAHKEAIREASFSPTDNKFATCSDDGTVRIWDFLRCHEERILRGHGADVKCVDWHPTKGLVVSGSKDSQQPIKFWDPKTGQSLATLHAHKNTVMEVKLNLNGNWLLTASRDHLCKLFDIRNLKEELQVFRGHKKEATAVAWHPVHEGLFASGGSDGSLLFWHVGVEKEVGGMEMAHEGMIWSLAWHPLGHILCSGSNDHTSKFWTRNRPGDKMRDRYNLNLLPGMSEDGVEYAPGGKTCSVTDRKEVWSSLWQYLQLTFLPENLT, from the exons ATGGCCACAGAAATTGGCTCCCCGCCCCGATTTTTCCATATGCCGAGGTTCCAGCACCAGGCGCCTCGGCAGTTGTTCTACAAAAGACCTGATTTTGCACAGCAGCAAGCAATGCAACAGCTTACTTTTGATGGAAAGCGGATGAGAAAAGCTGTCAACCGAAAGACCATAGACTACAATCCCtctgtaattaaatatttggag aatAGAGTATGGCAGAGAGACCAGCGAGATATGCGAGCAATCCAACCTGATGCAGGATATTATAATGAT TTGGTCCCTCCTATAGGAATGCTGAACAACCCTATGAATGCTGTAACAACAAAATTTGTTCGGACGTCTACTAATAAAGTAAAATGCCCGGTGTTTGTTGTCAGG tggaCTCCTGAGGGGAGACGCTTGGTCACAGGTGCATCTAGTGGAGAGTTCACTTTATGGAATGGACTGACTTTCAATTTTGAAACGATATTGCAG GCTCACGACAGCCCTGTAAGGGCTATGACTTGGTCACACAATGATATGTGGATGCTGACAGCAGACCACGGGGGATATGTGAAATACTGGCAGTCCAACATGAACAACGTCAAGATGTTCCAGGCACATAAGGAGGCGATTAGAGAGGCCAG TTTCTCACCCACGGATAATAAATTTGCTACATGCTCTGACGACGGCACTGTTAGAATCTGGGACTTTCTACGTTGCCATGAGGAGAGAATTCTTCGAG GACATGGAGCAGATGTGAAATGTGTTGACTGGCATCCCACAAAGGGATTAGTTGTATCAGGAAGTAAAGATAGCCAACAGCCCATCAAGTTCTGGGATCCAAAGACCGGCCAGAGCCTTGCCACACT ACATGCTCATAAAAACACAGTGATGGAGGTGAAACTGAATCTGAATGGCAACTGGCTGCTAACAGCTTCTCGTGACCATCTCTGTAAGCTCTTTGACATTCGTAATCTGAAGGAAGAACTTCAGGTCTTCAGGGGTCACAAGAAGGAGGCCACAG CTGTGGCCTGGCATCCTGTTCATGAAGGGCTGTTCGCCAGCGGAGGATCTGATGGCTCTTTATTGTTCTGGCATGTTGG AGTTGAGAAAGAGGTTGGTGGAATGGAAATGGCCCATGAGGGAATGATCTGGAGTCTGGCGTGGCATCCCCTTGGACACATTCTCTGTTCGGGCTCAAATGATCACACCAg CAAGTTTTGGACTAGAAATCGGCCCGGGGATAAAATGCGAGATCGTTACAACTTGAATTTGCTGCCTGGGATGTCAGAGGATGGTGTGGAATATG CTCCGGGAGGTAAGACCTGCTCTGTCACTGACAGGAAGGAGGTTTGGTCCTCCCTCTGGCAATATCTCCAGTtgacttttcttcctgaaaactTGACATGA
- the WDR33 gene encoding pre-mRNA 3' end processing protein WDR33 isoform X5, whose translation MATEIGSPPRFFHMPRFQHQAPRQLFYKRPDFAQQQAMQQLTFDGKRMRKAVNRKTIDYNPSVIKYLENRVWQRDQRDMRAIQPDAGYYNDLVPPIGMLNNPMNAVTTKFVRTSTNKVKCPVFVVRWTPEGRRLVTGASSGEFTLWNGLTFNFETILQAHDSPVRAMTWSHNDMWMLTADHGGYVKYWQSNMNNVKMFQAHKEAIREASFSPTDNKFATCSDDGTVRIWDFLRCHEERILREHVKGT comes from the exons ATGGCCACAGAAATTGGCTCCCCGCCCCGATTTTTCCATATGCCGAGGTTCCAGCACCAGGCGCCTCGGCAGTTGTTCTACAAAAGACCTGATTTTGCACAGCAGCAAGCAATGCAACAGCTTACTTTTGATGGAAAGCGGATGAGAAAAGCTGTCAACCGAAAGACCATAGACTACAATCCCtctgtaattaaatatttggag aatAGAGTATGGCAGAGAGACCAGCGAGATATGCGAGCAATCCAACCTGATGCAGGATATTATAATGAT TTGGTCCCTCCTATAGGAATGCTGAACAACCCTATGAATGCTGTAACAACAAAATTTGTTCGGACGTCTACTAATAAAGTAAAATGCCCGGTGTTTGTTGTCAGG tggaCTCCTGAGGGGAGACGCTTGGTCACAGGTGCATCTAGTGGAGAGTTCACTTTATGGAATGGACTGACTTTCAATTTTGAAACGATATTGCAG GCTCACGACAGCCCTGTAAGGGCTATGACTTGGTCACACAATGATATGTGGATGCTGACAGCAGACCACGGGGGATATGTGAAATACTGGCAGTCCAACATGAACAACGTCAAGATGTTCCAGGCACATAAGGAGGCGATTAGAGAGGCCAG TTTCTCACCCACGGATAATAAATTTGCTACATGCTCTGACGACGGCACTGTTAGAATCTGGGACTTTCTACGTTGCCATGAGGAGAGAATTCTTCGAG AACATGTCAAAGGTACATAA